One genomic window of Polaromonas sp. SP1 includes the following:
- a CDS encoding esterase-like activity of phytase family protein, producing MPSFDLGGRTGLLSSFTLALLACSFPATAQTAAPTAFPATLAGHVVMPARSFIAAPKDAPQDLQVSGKFTNGKRTEALGTVEGLSAGRPTGVSVPFKGQPLQGHSGIKKMPDGSFWILTDNGFGAKANSPDSMLYLNRYKVDFKGGSMKRLETVFLHDPDLKVPFRIVHEGSKKRYLTGSDFDTESFQFAGGALWIGDEFGPFLIKADLKGKVLAVFETQVDGKVVRSPDHPAVTTPGAPGGAVDFQVKRSKGFEGMASSKDGSKLYALLEGPVWNAEAKDYERVAGKEALRVLEFDVQAGKWSGRSWMYPLEANGNAIGDFNMIDATTGLIIERDNGEGTADKACPEGQKRADCFHDIAKFKRVYKIEMTDANVGGPVRKVGYIDLLNIADPAKLARKPLNDGVLKFPFFTIENVDVVDATHIVVGNDNNLPFSTSREPNKADDNELIVLEVGDFLKSN from the coding sequence ATGCCTTCATTTGACCTGGGCGGCCGCACTGGCCTGCTTTCTTCCTTCACGCTGGCCCTGCTGGCTTGCTCTTTCCCCGCAACGGCACAAACCGCCGCACCCACCGCATTCCCCGCCACGCTGGCCGGCCACGTGGTGATGCCCGCCAGATCATTTATCGCCGCACCCAAGGACGCGCCGCAAGACCTGCAGGTCAGCGGCAAGTTCACCAACGGCAAGCGCACGGAAGCGCTGGGCACGGTGGAAGGCCTGTCTGCCGGCCGGCCCACCGGCGTTTCCGTGCCCTTCAAGGGCCAGCCACTGCAAGGCCACTCCGGTATCAAAAAAATGCCAGACGGCAGCTTCTGGATCCTCACGGACAACGGCTTCGGCGCCAAGGCCAATTCGCCCGACTCGATGCTGTACCTGAACCGCTACAAGGTCGACTTCAAGGGCGGCTCCATGAAGCGGCTGGAGACGGTTTTTCTGCACGACCCCGACCTGAAAGTGCCGTTTCGCATCGTTCATGAAGGCAGCAAAAAACGTTACCTCACCGGCAGCGACTTCGACACCGAGAGCTTCCAGTTTGCCGGTGGCGCGCTCTGGATCGGCGACGAATTCGGCCCCTTCCTGATCAAGGCCGACCTCAAGGGCAAGGTGCTGGCGGTGTTTGAAACCCAGGTGGACGGCAAGGTCGTGCGCTCCCCCGACCATCCGGCCGTCACCACGCCCGGTGCGCCCGGCGGCGCTGTGGACTTCCAGGTCAAGCGCTCCAAGGGCTTCGAAGGCATGGCGTCGTCCAAAGACGGCAGCAAGCTCTACGCCCTGCTCGAAGGCCCGGTGTGGAATGCCGAGGCCAAGGACTACGAACGTGTGGCCGGCAAGGAGGCTTTGCGCGTGCTGGAGTTCGACGTGCAGGCCGGCAAGTGGAGCGGCCGCTCATGGATGTACCCGCTGGAGGCCAACGGCAACGCCATCGGCGACTTCAACATGATCGACGCCACCACCGGCCTCATCATCGAGCGCGACAACGGCGAAGGCACGGCCGACAAGGCCTGCCCCGAAGGCCAGAAGCGCGCCGACTGCTTCCACGACATTGCCAAATTCAAGCGCGTCTACAAGATTGAGATGACGGACGCCAATGTGGGCGGGCCGGTGCGCAAGGTCGGCTACATCGACCTGCTGAACATCGCCGACCCCGCGAAACTCGCCCGCAAGCCGCTGAACGACGGCGTGCTGAAGTTCCCCTTCTTCACGATTGAAAACGTGGACGTCGTGGACGCGACGCACATCGTGGTCGGCAACGACAACAACCTGCCGTTTTCGACCAGCCGCGAGCCGAACAAGGCCGACGACAACGAGCTGATCGTGCTGGAAGTCGGCGATTTCCTGAAATCGAACTGA
- a CDS encoding peptide chain release factor 3 yields the protein MSETQASSEIEKQVKRRRTFAIISHPDAGKTTLTEKLLLFSGAIQIAGSVKARKAARHATSDWMEIEKQRGISVASSVMQMEYRDCVINLLDTPGHQDFSEDTYRVLTAVDAALMVIDAANGVEPQTRRLLQVCRARNTPILTFVNKMDREVQDPMSVMDEIERELGMTVIPFTWPVGMGKLFHGVYDRREDRMRVFSPGEEKAGGDDEILAGLDNAEAAKRFGAEYAQAQGEIELVAGATPEFNREEFLAGKQTPMFFGSAINNFGVQEVLDALVDLAPAPAERPAIQRVVHPEEKKFSGVVFKIQANMDPAHRDRIAFLRVASGEFTRGMRLKVVRSGKELRPNTVVSFMSQRRELLDTAFAGDIIGIPNHGVLQLGDTLTEGEALQFTGLPFFAPEMFRAVEVADPLRSKQLRAGLTQLGEEGAIQVFRPIAGSLLLLGAVGQLQFEVVAHRLEHEYGVKARIMGSNFNLARWVTSDDANELKKFMDANAHRVALDAVDAPTLLVDHSATLRAVEQQWPKIKFHALREHAGLVFQSKM from the coding sequence ATGTCCGAAACCCAAGCCTCCAGCGAAATCGAAAAACAGGTCAAACGCCGCCGCACGTTTGCCATCATCTCCCACCCCGACGCGGGTAAAACCACGCTGACCGAGAAACTGCTGCTGTTCTCGGGCGCGATCCAGATCGCCGGCAGCGTCAAGGCCCGCAAGGCCGCGCGCCACGCCACCTCCGACTGGATGGAGATTGAAAAGCAGCGCGGCATCTCGGTGGCCAGCTCGGTCATGCAGATGGAATACCGCGACTGCGTCATCAACCTGCTCGACACACCGGGCCACCAGGACTTCTCGGAAGACACCTACCGCGTGCTGACCGCCGTGGACGCCGCGCTGATGGTGATCGACGCGGCCAACGGCGTCGAGCCGCAAACCCGCCGCCTGTTGCAGGTCTGCCGCGCGCGCAACACGCCCATCCTGACCTTCGTCAACAAGATGGACCGCGAGGTGCAGGACCCGATGAGCGTGATGGACGAGATCGAACGCGAGCTCGGCATGACGGTCATCCCTTTCACCTGGCCTGTCGGCATGGGCAAGCTCTTTCACGGCGTGTATGACCGCCGCGAAGACCGCATGCGCGTCTTCAGCCCCGGCGAAGAAAAAGCCGGCGGCGACGACGAAATCCTGGCGGGTCTCGACAACGCCGAAGCGGCCAAACGCTTTGGCGCCGAGTACGCGCAAGCCCAGGGCGAGATCGAGCTCGTGGCCGGCGCCACGCCCGAATTCAATCGCGAGGAATTCCTCGCCGGCAAACAGACGCCCATGTTCTTCGGCTCGGCCATCAACAACTTCGGCGTGCAGGAAGTACTGGACGCGCTGGTCGACCTGGCACCGGCGCCGGCGGAACGCCCGGCCATCCAGCGCGTGGTGCACCCCGAAGAGAAAAAATTCTCCGGCGTGGTCTTCAAGATCCAGGCCAACATGGACCCCGCCCACCGGGACCGCATTGCGTTTTTGCGCGTGGCCAGCGGCGAGTTCACCCGCGGCATGCGCCTGAAGGTCGTGCGCAGCGGCAAGGAGCTGCGGCCCAACACCGTGGTGAGCTTCATGAGCCAGCGCCGCGAGCTGCTCGACACCGCCTTTGCCGGCGACATCATCGGCATCCCCAACCACGGCGTACTGCAGCTGGGCGACACGCTGACCGAAGGCGAAGCCTTGCAGTTCACCGGCCTGCCCTTCTTTGCGCCTGAAATGTTTCGCGCCGTCGAAGTGGCCGATCCGCTGCGCAGCAAGCAGCTGCGCGCCGGCCTCACGCAGCTGGGTGAAGAAGGCGCGATCCAGGTGTTCCGGCCGATTGCCGGCTCATTGCTGCTGCTGGGCGCCGTCGGCCAGCTGCAGTTTGAAGTGGTGGCTCACCGCCTTGAACACGAGTACGGCGTCAAGGCCCGCATCATGGGCAGCAACTTCAACCTGGCGCGCTGGGTGACCAGCGACGACGCCAACGAGCTGAAGAAATTCATGGACGCCAACGCGCACCGTGTGGCGCTGGACGCCGTCGATGCGCCCACCTTGCTGGTCGACCACAGCGCCACCCTGCGTGCTGTCGAGCAGCAGTGGCCCAAGATCAAGTTCCATGCGCTGCGTGAGCACGCCGGGCTGGTCTTCCAGTCAAAGATGTAG
- a CDS encoding DUF1653 domain-containing protein has protein sequence MSQDPNLPPLIETPTGLYRHYKGMLYEVVGTVRHSESLEPMTLYRALYGEKGLWVRPAAMFNEEVVIGGVKQPRFARQPDKKEA, from the coding sequence ATGAGCCAAGACCCCAATCTGCCGCCCCTGATCGAAACCCCGACGGGCCTGTACCGCCACTACAAAGGCATGTTGTACGAGGTGGTCGGCACCGTGCGCCACAGCGAAAGCCTGGAGCCGATGACGCTGTACCGTGCGCTCTACGGCGAAAAAGGCCTGTGGGTTCGGCCTGCGGCGATGTTCAATGAAGAAGTCGTGATCGGCGGTGTAAAGCAGCCGCGGTTTGCCCGGCAACCCGATAAAAAAGAGGCATAG
- a CDS encoding M48 family metallopeptidase, whose product MDRADFIHLVRLSEHASADDSKGYRRSVAAFAALGYAWVVGCLLLSAGLLVWVVSAMLHGRFKAVFIGLLVAAGGLLWTSLKALWCRFDEPEGVELQAGDAPALFESLERIRKKIKGPPIHRVFLDADFNASIRQHPRYGLFGGGVNYLSIGLPLLMALDRPRFLAVLAHEYGHLRGDHGRFAAWIYRTRLSWAMLNHDLRHDEGPVAAATQAFLRWYFPRFSAKTFALARQDEYEADRIAGKLLGKDVAAAALTEIAVKSDWVAREFWPDHWSAASAQALPVGPYVSMRALLGLAPPGDFARESLRQALRRLSDVDDTHPGLRDRLEALEAAKSLPAWSSSSRSALDLLGSSAAKWIAHFDKQWCKDNASDWKQHHAYLGRVRARAAELTASEKRNNAEEMVELGNLQRRLNARADVRGCYERALQITPGHSGALRGLVQCLPPAERALRLECLGKLFDQSAANRWWACRVAVADMEKPAADGSLDEKSLALWRERLKHADEAEGRAWEELTETPFFQAIERHDLNNFEKGELQAQLARCKPVARAWLVRKTLKEFAHRRCYLLFVELPALDDESRYDLCRHLERSLDLPGPVLALWAGYSPTVADIQRNAFEAVYVRTVT is encoded by the coding sequence ATGGACCGCGCAGATTTCATCCATTTGGTGCGCCTGAGCGAACACGCCAGCGCCGACGACAGCAAAGGCTACCGCCGCAGCGTGGCGGCCTTTGCGGCCCTGGGCTACGCCTGGGTGGTGGGTTGCCTGCTGCTGTCTGCCGGGCTGCTGGTGTGGGTTGTCAGCGCCATGCTCCACGGGCGGTTCAAGGCCGTTTTTATCGGGTTGCTGGTAGCGGCCGGCGGCTTGCTGTGGACCAGCCTCAAGGCGCTCTGGTGCCGCTTTGATGAACCGGAAGGTGTAGAGCTGCAGGCCGGCGACGCGCCTGCGTTGTTTGAATCGCTGGAGCGCATCCGCAAAAAGATCAAGGGCCCGCCCATTCACCGCGTGTTCCTGGATGCGGACTTCAACGCCAGCATCCGGCAGCATCCGCGTTACGGCCTTTTCGGCGGCGGCGTGAATTACCTCAGTATCGGTTTGCCCCTGCTGATGGCGCTGGACCGCCCGCGCTTTCTGGCCGTGCTGGCGCATGAGTACGGTCACCTGCGAGGTGACCACGGCCGCTTTGCCGCCTGGATTTACCGCACGCGCCTGAGCTGGGCCATGCTGAACCACGACCTGCGCCACGACGAAGGGCCGGTCGCTGCGGCCACGCAGGCGTTTCTGCGCTGGTATTTCCCCCGTTTCTCGGCCAAGACTTTTGCGCTGGCGCGCCAGGATGAGTACGAGGCCGACCGCATCGCCGGCAAGCTGCTGGGCAAGGACGTGGCAGCGGCGGCCTTGACGGAAATCGCCGTCAAAAGCGATTGGGTGGCCCGCGAGTTCTGGCCGGATCACTGGAGCGCCGCCTCGGCCCAGGCCTTGCCGGTGGGGCCTTATGTGTCCATGCGCGCCTTGCTCGGCCTGGCGCCCCCGGGGGACTTTGCCCGCGAGTCGCTGCGGCAGGCCCTGCGCCGCCTCAGCGACGTGGATGACACCCACCCCGGCCTGCGCGACCGGCTGGAAGCGCTTGAAGCGGCCAAGAGCCTGCCGGCATGGTCGTCTTCGTCGCGGTCCGCGCTGGACCTGCTGGGCTCCAGCGCTGCGAAATGGATCGCCCATTTCGACAAGCAATGGTGCAAGGACAACGCGAGCGACTGGAAGCAGCACCATGCTTACCTGGGGCGGGTGCGGGCCCGCGCTGCCGAGCTGACTGCCAGCGAAAAACGCAACAACGCCGAAGAGATGGTTGAACTGGGTAACCTGCAACGCCGCCTGAACGCGCGAGCCGACGTCCGCGGCTGTTATGAGCGCGCACTGCAGATCACGCCCGGCCATTCAGGCGCCTTGCGCGGCCTGGTGCAATGCCTGCCACCCGCCGAGCGGGCGTTGCGCCTGGAGTGCCTCGGGAAGTTGTTTGACCAAAGCGCGGCCAACCGCTGGTGGGCCTGCCGGGTGGCCGTCGCCGACATGGAAAAGCCTGCTGCGGACGGCAGCCTCGATGAAAAGTCGCTTGCGCTCTGGCGTGAAAGGCTCAAGCACGCCGACGAGGCGGAGGGACGCGCCTGGGAAGAGCTGACGGAGACGCCGTTCTTCCAGGCCATTGAGCGACACGACCTGAACAATTTTGAAAAAGGCGAACTCCAGGCGCAACTGGCACGCTGCAAACCGGTGGCGCGGGCCTGGCTGGTGCGCAAAACCTTGAAGGAGTTTGCGCACAGGCGTTGCTACCTGCTCTTTGTGGAGCTGCCGGCGCTGGACGACGAATCGCGCTACGACCTGTGCCGGCACCTGGAGCGCTCACTGGACCTGCCTGGCCCGGTGCTGGCCTTGTGGGCCGGGTATTCGCCGACCGTGGCGGATATTCAGCGCAATGCCTTCGAAGCCGTCTACGTTCGCACGGTGACGTGA
- a CDS encoding RsmB/NOP family class I SAM-dependent RNA methyltransferase: MHPKALLDSCSELLKLVLKFDHPADMVVSRYFRDYRLGPRERATVAETIYGVLRKKNLYTYLAQHGSGPPERRLAILGFAADRDFLLGALTDQEKDWLSRCDQVKPADLMELHRHNLPQWLVEPLKEQLGDDFWPLVESLNAPAGLDLRVNTLKDKRAEVQKELGKFAIKTVATPYSPWGLRIADKPQLAKLDAFTRGAIEVQDEGSQLLALLVDAKRGEMVVDFCAGAGGKTLALGASMRNTGRLYAFDTSGHRLDALKPRLARSGLSNVHPVAIAHERDDRIKRLAGKIDRVLVDAPCSGLGTLRRNPDLKWRQSPKAIEELTAKQTAILQSAARLLKPGGRLVYATCSVLREENEAIAETFSAANKEFNVLETGPSLTHLGVEHAEKLCRGPYLRLWPYLHQTDGFFAAVWQKS; encoded by the coding sequence ATGCACCCCAAAGCCTTACTCGACAGTTGTTCCGAGCTTCTCAAGCTGGTCCTTAAATTTGATCACCCCGCCGACATGGTCGTGTCGCGTTATTTCCGCGACTACCGCCTCGGCCCGCGCGAACGCGCCACCGTGGCCGAAACGATTTACGGTGTCCTGCGAAAGAAAAACCTCTACACCTACCTGGCCCAGCACGGCAGTGGCCCGCCCGAGCGGCGCCTGGCCATTCTGGGCTTTGCCGCAGACCGCGACTTCCTGCTGGGCGCGCTGACCGACCAGGAGAAAGACTGGTTGAGCCGATGCGACCAGGTCAAGCCAGCCGACCTGATGGAATTGCACCGCCACAACCTGCCGCAGTGGCTGGTCGAGCCGCTCAAGGAGCAACTCGGTGACGATTTCTGGCCGCTGGTGGAAAGCCTCAATGCCCCGGCGGGGCTCGACTTGCGCGTCAATACCCTTAAGGATAAACGGGCTGAAGTCCAGAAGGAGCTTGGGAAGTTCGCTATCAAAACAGTAGCAACCCCGTACTCGCCCTGGGGTTTGCGTATCGCCGACAAACCCCAGCTGGCCAAGCTGGACGCCTTCACCCGCGGTGCGATTGAAGTGCAGGACGAGGGCTCGCAACTGCTGGCCTTGCTGGTTGACGCCAAGCGCGGCGAAATGGTGGTGGATTTTTGTGCCGGCGCCGGCGGCAAGACCCTGGCCCTCGGTGCCTCGATGCGCAACACCGGCCGGCTGTATGCCTTTGACACCTCGGGCCACAGGCTGGACGCGCTCAAGCCCCGCCTGGCGCGCAGCGGCCTGTCCAACGTCCATCCGGTCGCAATCGCCCATGAGCGGGACGACCGCATCAAGCGCCTGGCCGGCAAGATTGACCGGGTGCTGGTCGATGCGCCGTGCTCCGGCCTGGGCACCCTGAGGCGCAACCCCGACCTGAAATGGCGGCAAAGCCCCAAGGCCATCGAAGAGCTCACGGCCAAGCAAACCGCCATCCTGCAGAGCGCTGCGCGGCTTTTAAAGCCCGGCGGCAGGCTGGTTTATGCCACCTGCAGCGTTTTGCGCGAAGAAAACGAGGCGATTGCAGAAACTTTCAGCGCCGCCAATAAAGAGTTCAACGTCCTTGAAACGGGGCCTTCGTTGACCCATCTAGGGGTTGAACACGCCGAAAAACTCTGCCGGGGACCCTACCTCCGGCTCTGGCCTTACCTGCATCAGACCGACGGTTTTTTCGCGGCAGTATGGCAAAAGTCGTGA
- a CDS encoding acyl-CoA desaturase: MILFDAALDWLANGLLAASWWQIVLYTLVTTHITIASVTIYLHRHQAHRAMDLHAIPSHFFRFWLWLGTGQVTKEWVSIHRKHHAKCETIEDPHSPQAHGIKKVFWQGAELYRAESKNKETMSKFGHGTPNDWIERNLYTRYSWQGVGLMMIIDLALFGVAGLAVWAVQMAWIPVTAAGIINGIGHYWGYRNFEAPDASTNISPWGIMIGGEELHNNHHTYPTSAKFSVKPYEFDIGWIYIRALEKVGLASVKKVPPKLQLGSIQPVADEKTLEALIAHRYEVMAGFARELRRAGKAEIEVLKAKKADVSVLRAANRWLHRDDDKVPAAAKPQIAQARAEHPVLDKMVTMREELRQMWLSTSASREQLASDLQGWCHRAEESGIAALREFSMKLRAARA, from the coding sequence ATGATCTTGTTTGATGCCGCCCTCGACTGGCTGGCTAATGGATTGCTCGCCGCCAGCTGGTGGCAGATCGTGCTCTACACGTTGGTGACCACCCACATCACCATCGCCAGCGTGACGATTTACCTGCACCGCCATCAGGCGCACCGCGCCATGGACCTGCATGCAATTCCCTCGCATTTCTTCCGTTTCTGGCTCTGGCTGGGCACGGGCCAGGTGACCAAGGAATGGGTTTCCATTCACCGCAAGCACCACGCCAAATGCGAAACGATTGAAGACCCGCACAGCCCGCAAGCCCACGGCATCAAGAAAGTGTTCTGGCAAGGCGCCGAGTTGTACCGTGCCGAGAGCAAAAACAAGGAAACCATGAGCAAATTCGGCCATGGCACGCCGAACGACTGGATCGAGCGCAACCTGTACACGCGCTACAGCTGGCAGGGCGTGGGCCTGATGATGATCATTGACCTGGCCTTGTTCGGCGTGGCCGGCCTGGCAGTCTGGGCTGTCCAGATGGCGTGGATCCCCGTGACGGCGGCCGGCATCATCAACGGCATCGGTCACTACTGGGGCTACCGCAACTTCGAGGCGCCTGACGCCAGCACCAACATTTCGCCCTGGGGCATCATGATTGGCGGCGAAGAGCTGCATAACAACCACCACACCTACCCCACGTCGGCCAAGTTCTCGGTCAAGCCTTATGAATTCGACATCGGCTGGATCTACATCCGCGCCCTCGAAAAGGTTGGCCTGGCTTCCGTGAAGAAGGTTCCGCCCAAGCTGCAACTCGGTTCCATCCAGCCTGTAGCCGACGAGAAGACGCTGGAAGCCCTGATTGCCCACCGCTACGAAGTGATGGCCGGCTTTGCGCGCGAATTGCGCCGCGCCGGCAAGGCCGAGATCGAAGTATTGAAGGCGAAAAAGGCCGATGTGTCTGTTCTGCGCGCCGCCAACCGCTGGCTGCACCGCGACGACGACAAGGTGCCCGCCGCTGCCAAGCCGCAGATTGCCCAGGCCCGCGCCGAGCACCCGGTGCTGGACAAGATGGTCACCATGCGTGAAGAACTGCGCCAGATGTGGCTGAGCACCTCGGCTTCCCGCGAGCAGCTCGCTTCCGATCTGCAGGGCTGGTGCCATCGCGCAGAAGAAAGCGGCATTGCCGCCCTGCGCGAGTTCTCCATGAAGTTGCGTGCTGCCCGCGCTTGA
- the rpmG gene encoding 50S ribosomal protein L33: protein MAKGAREKIKLESTAGTGHFYTTTKNKKTTPDKMLIMKFDPKARKHVEYKEIKLK, encoded by the coding sequence ATGGCTAAAGGCGCACGCGAAAAAATCAAGCTGGAATCTACTGCCGGCACCGGTCACTTCTACACGACCACCAAGAACAAGAAGACCACGCCCGACAAGATGCTGATCATGAAGTTTGATCCCAAGGCACGCAAGCATGTCGAATACAAGGAAATCAAGCTGAAGTAA
- the rpmB gene encoding 50S ribosomal protein L28: MARVCEVTGKGPMVGNNVSHANNKTKRRFLVNLQYRRFWVETENRWVRLRVSSAALRLIDKKGIDTVLADLRARGQA; this comes from the coding sequence ATGGCACGCGTATGTGAAGTCACGGGCAAAGGCCCAATGGTGGGCAACAATGTTTCCCACGCCAACAACAAAACCAAGCGCCGGTTCCTCGTGAACCTGCAATACCGCCGCTTCTGGGTCGAGACCGAAAACCGCTGGGTACGCCTGCGCGTTTCGAGCGCTGCACTGCGCCTGATCGACAAGAAGGGCATTGATACCGTGCTCGCAGACCTGCGCGCACGCGGCCAAGCTTAA
- the trxB gene encoding thioredoxin-disulfide reductase encodes MKHSRVLILGSGPAGYTAAVYAARANLNPVLITGIAQGGQLMTTTEVDNWPADVHGVQGPDLMQRFLEHAERFKTEIIFDHINKVDFSKRPFTLTGDSGTYTCDTLIIATGASAKYLGLESETAFMGRGVSGCATCDGFFYREQEVCVVGGGNTAVEEALYLSNIASKVTLVHRRDKFKAEAILIDKLHDKVKAGKIELKLHHTLDQVLGDASGVTGVRLKSTQSDATQDLTLKGCFIAIGHQPNTDIFAGQLEMKDGYIITKTGLQGFATMTSVPGVFAAGDVQDHIYRQAITSAGTGCMAALDAQRFLEQAE; translated from the coding sequence ATGAAACATTCCAGAGTTCTTATCCTCGGTTCAGGGCCTGCCGGCTACACCGCCGCCGTGTATGCGGCGCGCGCCAATCTCAACCCGGTGTTGATCACCGGCATTGCGCAAGGCGGCCAGCTCATGACGACCACCGAAGTCGACAACTGGCCGGCGGATGTGCATGGCGTACAGGGGCCGGACCTGATGCAGCGTTTCCTCGAGCACGCAGAACGTTTCAAGACCGAGATTATTTTCGACCACATCAACAAGGTCGACTTCAGCAAGCGCCCCTTCACCCTCACCGGCGACAGCGGCACCTACACCTGCGACACGCTGATCATCGCCACCGGCGCCTCGGCAAAATACCTGGGACTGGAATCTGAAACCGCATTCATGGGCCGTGGCGTCTCAGGCTGCGCCACTTGCGACGGTTTCTTCTACCGTGAACAAGAGGTTTGTGTCGTGGGCGGCGGCAACACCGCAGTCGAAGAAGCGCTGTATCTATCCAACATCGCCAGCAAGGTCACGCTGGTGCACCGCCGCGACAAGTTCAAGGCCGAGGCCATCCTGATCGACAAGCTGCACGACAAAGTGAAGGCGGGCAAGATCGAACTCAAGCTGCACCATACCCTGGACCAGGTGCTGGGAGACGCGTCAGGCGTGACGGGCGTGCGGCTCAAAAGCACGCAAAGCGACGCGACGCAAGACCTCACCCTCAAAGGCTGCTTCATCGCCATCGGCCACCAGCCCAACACCGACATCTTTGCCGGCCAGCTGGAGATGAAAGACGGCTACATCATCACCAAAACAGGCCTGCAGGGCTTTGCCACCATGACCAGCGTGCCGGGCGTCTTCGCTGCCGGGGACGTGCAGGACCATATCTACCGCCAGGCCATTACCAGTGCCGGAACAGGGTGCATGGCGGCGCTTGACGCACAGCGTTTTCTAGAGCAGGCAGAGTAA
- a CDS encoding Crp/Fnr family transcriptional regulator: MTTMVSNLELIRRVPLFSVLTAAQAASVADTVVKRRFKRGEPIVEQGKKSNALSIILTGRARVVTTDSRGREVILATMHPGDYVGEMSLIDNEPHSATVRAEIQTDALILGRLEFARCLPENSSMAYAVLKGLVQRLRHADRQIESLALMDVYGRVARALLEFANEDGSGNAVIRDKVSRQDLAKMVGASREMVSRVMKDLEERGFIETREDGSVLVKERLHTLG; this comes from the coding sequence ATGACGACGATGGTGTCCAACCTGGAATTGATTCGCCGGGTGCCCCTTTTCTCTGTATTGACAGCCGCCCAGGCTGCCTCCGTTGCCGATACCGTGGTCAAGCGCCGTTTCAAGCGCGGCGAACCGATCGTCGAGCAGGGCAAAAAATCCAATGCCCTGTCCATCATCCTGACGGGACGGGCCCGCGTCGTCACCACCGACTCCCGCGGCCGCGAAGTCATCCTGGCCACCATGCACCCGGGCGACTATGTGGGGGAGATGAGCCTGATCGACAACGAGCCGCATTCAGCCACGGTGCGCGCCGAGATCCAGACCGACGCCCTGATCCTGGGCCGCCTCGAATTCGCACGCTGCCTGCCCGAGAACAGCTCCATGGCGTACGCCGTGCTCAAGGGCCTGGTACAGCGCCTGCGCCACGCAGACCGTCAGATCGAATCGCTGGCGCTGATGGACGTATACGGCCGCGTGGCAAGGGCATTGCTGGAGTTCGCCAATGAAGACGGCAGCGGCAACGCCGTCATCCGCGACAAGGTGTCGCGTCAGGATCTGGCCAAAATGGTCGGCGCTTCACGCGAGATGGTCAGCCGGGTGATGAAAGACCTCGAAGAGCGCGGCTTCATCGAAACCCGCGAGGACGGCTCTGTCCTGGTCAAGGAACGGTTGCATACCCTGGGTTAA